catttctgctccatgttacctcctttttaaaatcagcataACTCTCCACTTTGACTATAGTATATAGTATTTTCACATTGTATTACATTTACCTGCACTCATTTTCCTACATAACTatagtttgtttaaatgttttctttatttttcatttgttgcaATAGTCTTAGCTTAGTCTTTTTTTGGTTctgtattcttctttctgtgtctctgtatgcaTCACTTATACCACAGCAAATTCAtcatatgtgtaaacctacttgatAATAGAACCGATGCTGattgtgacatgtttaattAAGCTACTCCCAATAAGGGTAATGGATAGATGGGTGAAAATAAGGCAtaagaaacagacacaaaatacaatcaCTTACCGATGTCACTCAGGTAGAAAGTCTTGCTGTAGGCCTCAAGGAGAGAGTAGTTGTGGATGTAGACGGTGAGGGAGATTCTGTGCTGTTCCTCTTCGAATGGACAGCGGTTCTCCTGGCAGTGAACCCCTGATCCATCAGCATCCAGCTCACAGGAAATCTTTCTTGAATTACTAGATTGAAGACAAACTGGTTGGAACCACACTATCTCAAACAAGAAACATGTCCTATTGCTGattgaaataattaaataaagtcCTCACCGTTCTGCCTTTACCAGGAGCACAGTGGCGCTGGTTCTTAACTCTGTTCTTGTCCAGGAGCAGTGGAAAGAACCTTTATAGTTTGCGGCTACACAGTGGATGGAAcctgaacagaaacacagttaGCACTCTGAGTCCCTCTCTTTGTGTTAAATTATATTGTGAATTCTTTATCTCTATGTCTTGCATTTGagttttcattttgaaggtCCCAGCATTTAAACAACCATTGAATCACTGCAAGCTTAATTTGAGGACATTTATTATATTCCTGCGAACAAGCCATCAAACCAAGGAGAGGATTATGAGACTCATAACAGCCGCCTCACTATATATACGTTTGGTGTCTTCTCTGACAATAGGGTGAGTGCAAAACATAAAGCCAGCCTATTGTGTCAACTTtagtttggtttattttttccGAAGTAAGAATAACCGTACATTTAACAACAACACAGCTGTCTtgctcttttcttcctcttgtttTCCCTTCCCATCATCACTCTACCTCTGTTACTCCTTTTATCGagtttgttttaacatgctCCCCACTGTTCAAGTCAAATGTCTGTTGTGTTGCCTGTGTGCTTTCTgattctttcttcctctcccatTATGTTCTTATCTCAGCTCTTCACTGACATCCATAAAATATCTCCAGtaaaatacatactgtatctttttcagtttgttggtttttctctatgtttttttcctccatctgtcttatcttaCCCTCTtcagttgattttttttccagTATCTCAGTCTTGATTTCTGGGTCTCGTTGGACCAGGATCAAGGTGTGGTTGAGGTATTCTCCATTTTGGCCGAGGTGACATGTGTAATTTCCTCCAGCCAACTCCTTCACCTGCACCTCGATCTCGTTTTCCTGCAGACTTTCCATTATTTCACCTAAAACAAGGACATAGGTCAATGTAACAATAATGCTTCAcaactttataaaaacacagataaaatgGCTATTCACTGaaaaaagtctttttttaatagaaaattCCCCGTAATCTCTCTTAATAGTATCAGTCTTGGCAGAAGTATGACTACTAATAGCAAAAAATTGTTTTACCGTCTTTCATCCAGACcagagtttgtttttcatgcgATGCTCCACAGCTCAGAGGAACATGATCCTCACTGCTCCCACCATTAGACCTCATCAGCACCAGAACTAGTTCAAtcaaagacaaagacacacacaaattcacacaGGCTTGcctcaaaatgtactgtatgaaagataaagagagaaatggagaggaagatgaaTACTCAGTAGAGAAAGGAAGAGTTACCAACCATTATCCATCAGAGTCTCTATCTTGTTTGGTTTACTGGCTGAGCTGGCGTAGCATACT
This Eleginops maclovinus isolate JMC-PN-2008 ecotype Puerto Natales chromosome 11, JC_Emac_rtc_rv5, whole genome shotgun sequence DNA region includes the following protein-coding sequences:
- the il12bb gene encoding interleukin-12 subunit beta, which encodes MRALFLMVLYAGVCYASSASKPNKIETLMDNVLVLMRSNGGSSEDHVPLSCGASHEKQTLVWMKDGEIMESLQENEIEVQVKELAGGNYTCHLGQNGEYLNHTLILVQRDPEIKTEILEKKSTEEGSIHCVAANYKGSFHCSWTRTELRTSATVLLVKAERNSRKISCELDADGSGVHCQENRCPFEEEQHRISLTVYIHNYSLLEAYSKTFYLSDIVRPEKLPNLQLSDGRVFTWSYPESWELPRTFYGLHFQVKIVKNGHICDSKDSVMQNTTQDTNYQVNVKNNKFVFCVRAQDKYTNGLFSHWSQCIVNKDNSDCSLA